A single Thermodesulfobacteriota bacterium DNA region contains:
- a CDS encoding patatin-like phospholipase family protein, which produces MSIQFRNLVFEGGGVKGIAYVGAMTVLEQRGALAHVRRAGGTSAGAINALLYALGYTIPEQLELLSDTPFKQFMDDSFGVIRDIRRLAKEFGWYQGDFFSTWVGDLIGKKLGKPTATFDDLKAAKRPDLYVVGTNLSTGWAEVFSAERHGAMPLAEAVRISMSIPLFFAAVRRPPRDDVYVDGGVVLNYPVKLFDREKYVDRTAEDYAARPTEYYNRENARFALELPGRSPYVYNRQTLGLRLDTREEIALFRYEEEPRGKPIRKFTEYARALIGAFMRVQENQHLHGDDWQRTLHIDTLDVGTTDFDLSAAKKDELVRSGIDCAEAYFRWFEDPAEQPVNRVG; this is translated from the coding sequence ATGTCGATCCAGTTCCGGAACCTGGTCTTCGAGGGCGGGGGCGTCAAGGGCATTGCCTACGTGGGCGCCATGACGGTGCTCGAGCAGCGGGGGGCCCTGGCCCACGTCCGCAGGGCGGGGGGCACCAGCGCGGGGGCCATCAACGCCCTGTTGTATGCCCTGGGGTATACGATTCCCGAGCAGCTCGAGCTCCTGTCGGATACTCCCTTCAAGCAGTTCATGGACGACTCCTTCGGGGTCATCCGCGACATCCGGCGGCTGGCCAAGGAGTTCGGCTGGTACCAGGGGGACTTCTTCTCCACCTGGGTGGGCGACCTGATCGGGAAGAAGCTTGGGAAGCCCACAGCCACCTTCGACGACCTGAAGGCTGCCAAGCGCCCCGACCTCTACGTGGTGGGCACCAACCTCAGCACCGGCTGGGCCGAGGTGTTCTCCGCCGAGCGCCACGGCGCCATGCCCCTGGCGGAGGCGGTGCGGATCAGCATGTCCATCCCGCTCTTCTTCGCCGCCGTGCGCAGGCCGCCCCGCGACGACGTGTACGTGGACGGCGGCGTGGTGCTCAACTACCCGGTGAAGCTCTTCGACCGGGAGAAATACGTCGACCGCACGGCAGAGGACTACGCGGCCCGACCCACCGAGTACTACAACCGTGAGAACGCCCGGTTCGCCCTGGAGCTTCCCGGGCGCAGCCCCTACGTGTACAACCGCCAGACCCTGGGGCTTCGGCTCGACACCCGGGAGGAGATCGCTCTCTTCCGCTACGAAGAAGAGCCCCGGGGCAAGCCCATCCGCAAGTTCACCGAGTACGCGCGGGCGCTCATCGGGGCCTTCATGCGGGTGCAGGAAAACCAGCACCTCCACGGCGACGACTGGCAACGGACCCTCCACATCGACACCCTCGACGTGGGCACCACCGACTTCGACCTGAGCGCGGCCAAGAAGGATGAGCTCGTCCGGTCGGGGATCGACTGCGCGGAGGCCTACTTCCGGTGGTTCGAAGACCCGGCGGAGCAGCCGGTCAACCGGGTGGGGTGA